One Bos javanicus breed banteng chromosome 9, ARS-OSU_banteng_1.0, whole genome shotgun sequence DNA window includes the following coding sequences:
- the UNC93A gene encoding protein unc-93 homolog A isoform X5, giving the protein MEGNLKNVLVLSFGFLLLFTAYGGLQSLQPVQRGGPGRGSAQHALRRHAAVLHVPAARPHREARLQVDPRARHVLLRGLLAGQLLRQLDVLMCCDVMSHSLRPCGLHPTRLLCPWDSPGKNTEVGCHCLLQGVFPTQGSDPLLLHCRYTLIPASVLVGLGAAALWSAQGTYLTIVGNMQARKTGQVGKDVVSQYFGIFFLIFQSSGVWGNLISSLVFGQMPTQGTIPEEQLQACGASDCLMATVSTNSTKRPSQDLIYTLLGIYTGCGFLAVLLMAVFLEPVRDARPEGEGEKQAPPFWSTLLSTFKLLRDKRLRLLILLPMLSGFEQAFLSGDYTRGRLSLETCLQVKDQSRSAVVAVTLIYLHLALCPCLGVEIEKTLKFLTT; this is encoded by the exons ATGGAAGGGAACCTGAAGAATGTGCTCGTGCTGTCCTTTGGGTTTCTGCTGCTCTTCACTGCCTACGGAGGGCTGCAGAGCCTGCAG CCTGTACAGCGAGGAGGGCCTGGGCGTGGCAGCGCTCAGCACGCTCTACGGCGGCATGCTGCTGTCCTCCATGTTCCTGCCGCCCGTCCTCATCGGGAAGCTCGGCTGCAAGTGGACCCTCGTGCTCGCCATGTGCTGCTACGTGGCCTTCTCGCTGGGCAACTTCTACGCCAGCTG GATGTACTCATGTGCTGTGacgtcatgtcccactctttgagaccctgtggactgcaccccaccaggctcctctgtccgtgggattctccaggcaagaatactgaagtaggttgtcattgcctactccagggggtcttcccaacccagggatcagacccacttctcctgcactgcag GTACACTTTGATCCCCGCCTCCGTCCTGGTGGGGCTCGGAGCCGCCGCCCTGTGGTCGGCACAGGGCACCTACCTCACCATCGTGGGGAACATGCAGGCGCGGAAGACGGGACAAGTCGGCAAAGACGTGGTCAGCCAGTACTTCGGCATCTTCTTTCTCATATTCCAGTCGTCTGGCGTGTGGGGCAACCTGATCTCGTCTCTCGTGTTCGGCCAGATGCCCACTCAAG GGACCATCCCGGAGGAGCAGCTGCAGGCCTGCGGGGCCAGCGACTGCCTGATGGCCACAGTGTCCACCAACAGCACGAAGCGGCCCTCCCAGGACCTCATCTACACGCTCCTGGGCATCTACACGG GGTGCGGTTTCTTGGCGGTCCTGCTCATGGCCGTGTTTCTGGAACCCGTAAGAGATGCTCGGCCGGAAGGTGAGGGCGAGAAGCAGGCGCCCCCTTTCTGGTCCACTTTGCTGTCGACGTTTAAGCTGCTCAGAGACAAGCGCCTGCGTCTCCTGATCCTGCTGCCGATGCTCAGTGGGTTCGAGCAAGCCTTCCTGTCAGGCGACTACACGCGG GGACGCCTCTCGCTTGAGACGTGTCTCCAGGTAAAGGACCAAAGCCGCTCGGCAGTCGTCGCAGTGACCCTTATTTACCTGCATCTCGCCCTGTGTCCTTGTCTTGGAGTGGAAATAGAGAAAACACTGAAATTCCTTACTacctag